A genomic stretch from Chitinophaga agri includes:
- a CDS encoding DUF5977 domain-containing protein has protein sequence MVLELSAKNKRAGAYLLLALLYFETIIPSYALAAARSPAVYHYAKAARPANTFINNAPVSVVAPERSAEREKSVRKAGAFIGGPTQPEMQAFASVNNANMVDLFTGDFSYSIPLLDVGGYPIAIGYNSGISMDQEASWVGLGWNINPGTITRNMRGLPDDFNGTEDTIQKVASVKENRTVGGSVGLDVELVGFPRPETLGDSVKAGFGVGGTLGIFYNNYRGLGMETGVNASVKAGSASMGELSGGLSITNNSQQGASLHSTLSYSMSGASAQKYSGFAGNVSIGSTYSSRSGLKALSLSAGVQQYKIDDKNLQYAANGGLNRMTPTATISFAYPSYLPEITLPYSSAATSVTLKTGGEKKVLHPNFSVQGYASIQSIVDADKRMSIPAYGYLNYQHAGANTSVLLDFNRERDMPYREKPEIPNIGIPSYTYDVFSMSGEGTGGMFRAYRGDIGYVFDHAMRTKDMSQSASLDLGAGDLVHGGIDLNYLRATTTTGPWLERNPLKDNVSFSSPDKLYEAAYFRNPGEMTINDAAFYENIGGDDVVAVNLEQSGISSPDIHTTNIFNRYRNQRYVGKQTASPRNFRRGPRDKRTQVISYLTAQEADHAGLSRFIENYKEGVFTINNCAASFPDSLGDMGSGWIGEYYAGDLERFLFRRSDPQIAFSYKELFNVNIPKDANLDRFDHSFSARWRGRLKAPVTGKYTFITKSDDGVRFYMNDSLLIDHWGGHPPTDDSVSVNLIAEELYNVRLEYKQEKERAVMTLSWRYGGLPVALIPTRNLFYMPEKDTFVSANGGLVREKRINDFRKKTHISEIDVLNADGRRYIYGIPVYNLEQKEVTFAVKKTDTSSATGLVSYVPGQDNTVENKNGIDHYFSSERIPAYAHSFLLTGILSPDYQDLTGDGISADDPGDAIKFNYTKTASIRNSYKWRIPVAANQANYSEGLKTDDRDDKGSYVSGEKELWYLHTIESKNMIATFKLSTRKDLPAVDENGVRLADDRTRKLDEINLYTKAEFSRSKHPRPVKTVHFEYSYELCQGASGNPADTTTGRLTLKKIWFTYNGNDKGVRNPYIFSYHQNNPSYRSNGSDRWGTYKDPLQNPGSTKENVLTNADYPYALQDSAMAARNAAAWTLDSLVLPSGGRMKIVYESDDYAYVQNKRAAQLFNIAGFSARAPSSLNDLSPELYGLVDYLYVAVNVPYAVSSNEEVYNRYLQDMDKLYCRLSVQMPGDKFGKGNEYVSCYATVDPGNFGFFNNGKTIWLRLKAIDPAARMNTARSVYSPLAQSALQFLRLNLGSKAYPGSDMGDDIDVVDAVKVLVSQADNLNNMILTFDVAARTKHWARKVDLSRSFVRLNNPYYKKYGGGLRVKKVLIHDHWDKMTGQRESLYGQEYQYTTVKEINGKKELISSGVAAYEPIIGGEENPWKVPVEYNMQVSSLVPVDRGYTELPYGEGFFPSASVGYSRVRVRTIHGDKRRSANGYEETCFYTGYDFPTLTDITNLGDSKKKFKPLLSNLLRINARHFLGLSQGFKVELNDMTGKVKSQASYGEADPEKPITYLEYFYKVDDTRTLNKHLNNNVKVMAPNGQVSQSAMIGKDMELMLDMREQHSTTLGYSPNINGELFKFAWPPVLLIPMLLNLMQREETIYRSVAATKIITRHGIIDSVLAIDKGSRVTTKNLLYDAETGAVLLTSTQNEFDDPVYSFSYPAAWAYDGMGGAYRNIGLVMDHLTLKDGRITAGLKDSVNFYFAPGDEIMVYSHQKTGGSGTAPEIATFPANTFMYTVDANAAAGGTPDLYFVDRDGIPFTGNDVALKIVRSGRRNISSSVGGVVCLKNPLGSDNKFVLDSTKQIISASAVAYRQFWKVRDKKDQAQTDVCVTVPYSEYVGRNGDCGIRYYGNVAKSRSFRKNDCGTGTGSLVTYKVEPNRYSSTISQLVADSLAQADVDSFGQAYANLQGTCSYTYRNSADSVTVLLHACQGDAIPLPYTYTVPARTFASTVSQQAADALARQRLIDSAQVVANREGRCYYYNDTTGLLAYPVCETGIAPSGVWVQIPAGIDTSMISKAAANAKAKARYWAYAQAKANELGECPPCNVFYGKKPDAGDLGVFAIYITDTRTGQMVFMKSFSDPTDADLSKCTGLPSGTYSARIAINHGTDSLFVTVNGTERRVLEGDGETWLFNLAGAGLTMSFLFSDQPVKVYSNAAYTGSYLKTDCPEGYTGTRVDYTVAAGIYTSTKSQLYVDSLAKAYADAHGPEHANLNGSCNPMGTNVSIRQQENSPAPAAYNVVIRNVSDNSVVLTLNYLTLDGNLPLFRTIPFGSYIVEINAQTPGMNATVGGVQKMVSANSPQTWRVELPIDITVWGL, from the coding sequence ATGGTACTGGAACTCAGTGCAAAGAACAAGAGAGCAGGTGCATACCTGTTGTTAGCTTTGCTGTATTTTGAGACAATTATCCCTTCCTATGCATTGGCGGCAGCGAGATCTCCTGCTGTTTACCATTACGCAAAGGCGGCAAGGCCGGCTAATACCTTTATAAATAATGCACCTGTTAGTGTAGTTGCGCCTGAGCGTTCAGCAGAGCGCGAAAAAAGCGTCCGCAAAGCAGGAGCGTTTATAGGCGGGCCTACGCAGCCGGAGATGCAGGCATTTGCTTCGGTCAATAATGCCAATATGGTGGACCTATTCACAGGGGATTTTTCATATAGCATACCGCTGCTGGATGTAGGCGGATATCCGATTGCAATCGGCTACAACAGCGGTATTTCCATGGATCAGGAGGCGAGTTGGGTAGGACTGGGCTGGAATATCAACCCGGGAACTATTACGCGTAATATGCGTGGATTACCTGATGATTTTAATGGTACAGAAGATACTATTCAGAAGGTGGCTTCTGTAAAAGAGAATCGTACCGTTGGTGGTAGTGTAGGGCTTGACGTGGAACTTGTAGGTTTTCCGAGGCCTGAGACACTGGGCGATTCAGTCAAAGCTGGTTTTGGTGTGGGAGGTACACTGGGTATATTTTATAATAATTACAGGGGCCTGGGAATGGAAACCGGTGTAAATGCGTCGGTAAAAGCTGGTTCAGCCAGTATGGGGGAGCTTTCCGGTGGATTATCCATTACGAATAATTCCCAGCAGGGCGCATCCCTGCATTCTACTCTGTCTTATAGTATGTCTGGTGCATCAGCGCAGAAATATTCCGGTTTTGCAGGTAATGTATCAATAGGATCGACATATAGCTCCCGGTCGGGGCTAAAAGCACTGTCACTTAGTGCGGGTGTACAACAATATAAAATAGACGATAAAAATTTACAGTACGCTGCCAATGGTGGCCTAAACAGAATGACCCCTACTGCGACGATCAGCTTTGCTTATCCGTCTTATCTGCCTGAGATCACTTTACCCTATTCCAGTGCAGCTACGAGTGTGACATTGAAAACCGGCGGCGAAAAGAAAGTACTTCATCCTAATTTTTCCGTTCAGGGGTATGCGTCCATACAAAGCATAGTGGATGCTGACAAACGTATGTCGATTCCTGCCTACGGCTATCTGAATTATCAGCATGCAGGTGCTAATACATCTGTATTACTGGATTTTAACCGCGAGAGGGATATGCCCTATCGGGAGAAACCGGAAATACCCAATATCGGTATTCCCAGTTATACCTATGACGTATTTTCGATGTCTGGAGAAGGGACTGGTGGTATGTTCAGGGCCTATCGTGGAGACATTGGTTATGTATTTGATCATGCTATGCGAACAAAAGATATGTCTCAAAGTGCCAGCCTGGATCTGGGCGCGGGAGATCTGGTGCATGGAGGTATTGATCTGAACTATTTACGGGCAACGACTACTACAGGCCCCTGGCTGGAGCGGAATCCGCTGAAAGACAATGTAAGTTTTAGTTCGCCGGATAAACTTTACGAAGCAGCTTATTTCCGTAATCCCGGAGAGATGACTATCAATGATGCTGCCTTTTACGAGAATATAGGAGGAGACGATGTTGTAGCAGTGAATCTCGAACAGTCAGGTATCAGTAGCCCGGATATTCATACAACTAATATATTTAACCGCTATCGCAATCAGCGTTATGTGGGAAAACAAACGGCCAGCCCACGTAATTTTCGTCGTGGTCCCCGTGATAAAAGAACGCAGGTAATCTCTTACCTCACGGCACAGGAGGCTGATCATGCCGGATTATCGAGGTTTATAGAAAACTATAAGGAAGGCGTTTTTACTATCAACAACTGCGCAGCTTCATTTCCGGATAGTCTGGGAGATATGGGAAGTGGCTGGATCGGGGAATATTATGCAGGAGATCTGGAGCGTTTTTTATTCAGGCGGTCAGATCCCCAGATCGCTTTTAGTTATAAGGAATTGTTTAACGTAAATATTCCTAAAGACGCTAATCTGGACAGATTTGATCATTCCTTTTCAGCCCGCTGGAGGGGCAGGTTAAAAGCACCTGTTACAGGTAAATATACGTTCATTACTAAATCAGATGACGGTGTCAGGTTTTACATGAATGATAGTTTACTGATAGATCACTGGGGAGGTCATCCGCCTACAGACGATTCTGTTAGCGTAAACCTGATTGCAGAGGAGTTATATAACGTTCGCCTGGAGTACAAGCAGGAAAAGGAACGAGCGGTCATGACCTTATCATGGCGTTACGGTGGATTGCCGGTAGCATTGATTCCGACGCGTAATCTCTTTTACATGCCGGAGAAAGATACCTTCGTATCTGCTAATGGTGGATTGGTCCGCGAAAAGAGGATCAACGATTTCCGTAAAAAGACCCATATCTCTGAAATTGATGTGCTCAATGCAGATGGCAGGAGGTATATCTATGGTATTCCGGTGTATAATCTGGAACAGAAAGAGGTCACCTTCGCGGTAAAGAAAACGGATACAAGCAGTGCTACGGGTTTGGTGTCATATGTACCAGGGCAAGACAATACGGTAGAGAACAAAAATGGGATTGATCATTATTTCAGTAGTGAACGGATACCTGCCTATGCACACTCTTTCCTGCTGACGGGCATTCTCTCACCGGATTATCAGGACCTGACTGGTGATGGCATTTCAGCGGATGATCCCGGAGATGCAATTAAGTTTAACTATACAAAGACAGCAAGTATAAGGAACTCCTATAAATGGCGCATACCGGTTGCTGCTAATCAGGCGAACTATAGTGAAGGGCTGAAGACGGACGACCGCGATGACAAAGGCAGTTACGTTTCGGGCGAGAAGGAACTGTGGTATCTCCATACGATTGAGTCAAAGAATATGATCGCTACCTTCAAGCTGTCCACCAGAAAGGATTTGCCTGCTGTAGACGAAAATGGTGTCAGGCTGGCTGATGACAGAACCCGTAAGCTCGACGAGATCAATCTATATACGAAGGCCGAGTTCTCCCGCAGTAAGCATCCAAGACCGGTGAAAACAGTTCATTTTGAATATTCATATGAACTGTGCCAGGGTGCGAGTGGTAATCCGGCTGATACCACTACCGGCAGACTAACATTAAAGAAGATCTGGTTTACCTATAATGGCAATGATAAAGGGGTACGTAATCCTTATATCTTCAGTTATCATCAGAATAACCCTTCTTATAGATCTAACGGCAGTGACCGTTGGGGTACTTATAAAGATCCTTTGCAGAATCCAGGTTCTACGAAAGAGAATGTGCTGACCAATGCAGACTATCCTTATGCATTACAGGATAGTGCGATGGCCGCAAGAAATGCCGCTGCCTGGACGCTGGATTCACTTGTGCTGCCATCCGGCGGACGTATGAAAATAGTGTATGAGAGCGACGACTATGCCTATGTGCAGAATAAACGTGCCGCACAGTTGTTCAATATAGCAGGATTTTCTGCCAGAGCGCCCTCTTCCCTGAACGATCTGAGTCCGGAGTTATATGGCTTAGTAGACTACCTGTATGTGGCAGTAAATGTGCCCTATGCAGTGTCCAGCAATGAAGAAGTATACAATCGCTATCTGCAGGACATGGATAAGCTTTATTGCCGTTTATCAGTGCAGATGCCGGGCGATAAGTTTGGAAAGGGGAATGAATACGTGAGCTGTTACGCTACAGTTGATCCGGGTAACTTTGGTTTCTTCAATAATGGGAAAACCATCTGGCTGCGGCTGAAAGCGATAGACCCTGCTGCCAGGATGAATACGGCGAGAAGCGTATACAGTCCGCTGGCGCAATCAGCACTACAGTTCCTGCGTCTGAATCTTGGTTCGAAAGCATACCCGGGATCAGATATGGGAGACGATATAGACGTGGTAGATGCTGTGAAGGTACTGGTATCACAGGCAGATAACCTGAATAATATGATACTGACGTTTGATGTGGCCGCCCGCACCAAACATTGGGCACGAAAGGTGGACCTCAGCAGGAGTTTTGTGCGATTGAATAATCCCTATTATAAGAAGTATGGGGGAGGTCTGAGGGTAAAGAAAGTACTGATACATGACCATTGGGATAAGATGACCGGACAGCGGGAATCTTTATATGGTCAGGAATACCAATATACAACGGTGAAGGAGATAAATGGAAAGAAAGAACTGATCAGCAGTGGTGTTGCCGCTTATGAGCCTATTATCGGAGGAGAGGAGAACCCGTGGAAAGTGCCCGTGGAATATAATATGCAGGTATCGTCACTTGTACCGGTGGACAGAGGTTATACTGAGCTGCCTTATGGAGAAGGATTTTTCCCTTCAGCATCAGTAGGATACAGCAGGGTAAGGGTAAGAACGATCCATGGGGACAAGAGACGATCTGCGAACGGATATGAGGAGACCTGTTTTTATACTGGCTATGACTTCCCAACGCTGACGGACATTACGAATCTGGGCGACAGTAAAAAGAAATTTAAACCTTTATTATCTAATCTACTGCGTATCAACGCACGCCACTTCCTGGGATTGAGCCAGGGCTTCAAAGTGGAGCTGAATGATATGACGGGTAAGGTGAAGTCACAGGCTTCTTACGGAGAAGCGGACCCTGAGAAACCTATTACCTATCTGGAGTACTTCTACAAGGTGGATGATACGCGTACCTTAAATAAACACCTGAATAACAATGTAAAGGTCATGGCACCAAACGGGCAGGTCAGCCAGTCGGCCATGATAGGAAAAGACATGGAGCTGATGCTGGACATGCGTGAACAGCATTCGACAACGCTCGGCTATAGTCCTAATATAAATGGAGAACTGTTTAAGTTTGCGTGGCCTCCGGTTTTACTGATACCGATGTTGCTGAACCTTATGCAGCGTGAGGAAACCATCTACCGTTCAGTAGCTGCGACGAAGATTATCACCCGCCATGGTATTATTGATAGTGTACTGGCCATTGATAAAGGCAGTCGGGTAACTACAAAGAACCTTTTGTATGATGCAGAAACCGGTGCCGTGCTGCTTACGAGTACACAGAATGAATTTGATGATCCGGTTTACTCGTTCAGTTATCCCGCAGCCTGGGCATATGATGGTATGGGTGGAGCCTATAGGAATATCGGTCTTGTGATGGACCATCTAACATTAAAGGATGGACGTATTACAGCTGGGCTGAAAGATAGTGTCAATTTTTATTTTGCTCCAGGTGATGAGATCATGGTGTATTCGCACCAGAAGACCGGAGGTTCTGGTACGGCACCTGAAATAGCCACCTTCCCTGCGAATACTTTTATGTATACGGTAGATGCGAATGCAGCAGCGGGTGGTACGCCGGACCTGTACTTTGTAGACAGGGATGGTATACCATTTACCGGTAATGACGTGGCGCTGAAAATTGTTCGTTCCGGTAGGAGAAACATCAGCAGCAGTGTAGGAGGAGTGGTATGTCTGAAGAATCCACTCGGCAGTGATAACAAATTCGTGTTGGACAGCACAAAACAGATCATCTCTGCATCAGCCGTAGCCTATAGGCAGTTCTGGAAAGTAAGAGATAAGAAAGACCAGGCGCAGACAGATGTTTGCGTAACCGTGCCGTACAGTGAATATGTGGGCAGGAATGGCGACTGTGGTATCCGTTACTATGGAAATGTCGCGAAGAGCAGGTCTTTCAGAAAGAATGACTGTGGTACCGGTACCGGATCTTTAGTTACCTATAAAGTGGAACCTAACAGATACTCGTCCACCATCAGCCAGCTTGTAGCTGACTCATTGGCACAGGCGGACGTAGACAGTTTCGGACAGGCATACGCGAATTTGCAGGGTACCTGTTCCTATACTTACAGGAACAGCGCAGATAGTGTTACTGTTTTATTACATGCCTGTCAGGGAGACGCTATTCCTTTACCGTATACCTATACAGTTCCCGCAAGAACGTTCGCTTCTACAGTTAGTCAGCAGGCTGCTGATGCACTGGCCAGGCAACGGTTAATAGATAGTGCCCAGGTGGTGGCCAACCGGGAGGGGCGTTGTTATTATTATAATGATACGACAGGATTACTGGCTTATCCGGTTTGTGAGACGGGCATTGCACCTTCAGGTGTGTGGGTACAGATACCGGCTGGCATAGATACCTCTATGATCAGTAAAGCGGCGGCGAACGCGAAAGCAAAGGCCAGATACTGGGCATACGCACAGGCAAAGGCGAATGAACTGGGAGAATGTCCGCCATGTAATGTGTTTTACGGCAAGAAACCGGATGCAGGGGACCTGGGAGTATTTGCTATTTATATTACAGATACCCGTACCGGTCAGATGGTATTTATGAAAAGCTTCAGTGATCCGACTGATGCCGACCTGTCTAAATGTACAGGCTTACCGTCTGGGACTTACAGCGCGCGGATTGCCATTAATCATGGTACTGACAGTCTGTTTGTGACGGTTAATGGTACAGAAAGAAGAGTGCTGGAAGGAGATGGTGAGACCTGGTTGTTTAATCTGGCAGGAGCAGGGTTGACGATGTCTTTCTTATTCTCTGATCAACCTGTGAAGGTATATAGTAATGCAGCTTATACAGGTTCGTATCTGAAAACGGATTGTCCGGAGGGCTACACAGGTACACGTGTTGACTATACCGTAGCAGCGGGGATATATACTTCCACTAAGTCTCAGCTATATGTTGATTCCCTGGCAAAAGCTTATGCAGATGCACATGGACCGGAGCATGCAAATCTGAATGGTTCATGTAATCCAATGGGTACTAACGTAAGCATAAGACAGCAGGAAAATAGTCCGGCGCCTGCAGCATATAACGTTGTTATTCGCAACGTCAGTGATAATTCAGTAGTGCTGACACTTAATTATCTAACGCTTGATGGTAATCTGCCACTTTTCAGAACGATTCCTTTCGGATCTTATATCGTCGAGATAAACGCCCAGACGCCCGGTATGAATGCAACGGTCGGAGGCGTGCAGAAGATGGTGAGTGCCAACAGCCCGCAAACATGGAGAGTTGAGTTGCCAATAGATATTACTGTGTGGGGCTTGTAA